In Nitrospirota bacterium, a single window of DNA contains:
- a CDS encoding IS256 family transposase has protein sequence YRNGYGKPKNIALMSGTISVQRPRVRGTEERFESKVIPFFKRRSKELGDMLPELYLHGLSKGDFELALRGLLGDGAPLSASSIERLKAKWQIEYEQWKQQDLSSMEVVYQWADGIYVKAGLEKDKAALLIIIGALTNGRKVFLACESGYRESKESWAAVLRDLRARGLRLGTLTIADGHLGIWSALAELHPTGREQRCWNHKIRNVLDCFPKRIRFEAAQQLKQLPYAKTLKECTNLRDAFVNRYQKEYLKATQKLTTDWERMTTFYSFPKEHWTHLRTTNVVESPFSSVRLRTDAARRFKKVQNATAMIWKLLQVAEKSFRALKGYGLLQNVYEEKQFVDGIMKCESKVLERMAA, from the coding sequence GTTATCGCAACGGCTACGGGAAACCAAAGAACATTGCACTTATGAGCGGAACCATCAGCGTGCAGCGGCCTCGTGTTCGAGGCACAGAAGAGCGGTTTGAAAGCAAGGTGATACCATTTTTCAAGCGCAGGTCGAAAGAGTTGGGGGATATGCTTCCAGAGCTGTATCTTCACGGATTGTCCAAGGGAGACTTTGAACTTGCACTTCGGGGATTGCTGGGAGATGGGGCGCCGCTATCGGCCTCGTCCATCGAACGGCTAAAGGCGAAATGGCAGATTGAATATGAGCAGTGGAAGCAGCAGGACCTTTCGTCTATGGAAGTAGTCTATCAGTGGGCAGACGGGATATATGTCAAGGCAGGGCTTGAGAAGGACAAGGCAGCACTGTTGATCATCATCGGAGCCCTTACCAACGGAAGGAAAGTCTTCCTTGCCTGCGAAAGCGGCTACAGGGAAAGCAAAGAGTCCTGGGCAGCAGTGCTGAGGGATCTGAGAGCCCGAGGACTCAGACTTGGCACATTGACGATTGCTGATGGTCATTTGGGAATCTGGTCGGCACTGGCAGAGTTACATCCAACGGGCAGGGAGCAGCGGTGCTGGAACCATAAGATCAGAAACGTCCTCGACTGTTTCCCTAAGAGGATACGCTTTGAGGCTGCCCAACAGCTCAAGCAACTGCCATATGCCAAGACACTGAAGGAGTGCACGAATCTCAGAGATGCTTTTGTGAACCGGTATCAGAAAGAGTATCTCAAGGCAACGCAGAAGCTGACAACTGACTGGGAGCGCATGACGACGTTCTACTCGTTTCCCAAGGAACACTGGACGCATCTCAGGACAACAAATGTCGTAGAGTCTCCTTTTAGCTCGGTTAGGCTGAGGACCGATGCTGCAAGACGGTTCAAAAAAGTCCAGAATGCAACGGCCATGATCTGGAAACTGCTGCAAGTTGCAGAGAAGAGCTTCCGAGCATTGAAGGGTTATGGGTTATTGCAGAATGTTTACGAAGAAAAACAGTTTGTCGACGGGATTATGAAATGCGAATCGAAGGTGCTTGAAAGGATGGCCGCCTGA